A window from Gasterosteus aculeatus chromosome 14, fGasAcu3.hap1.1, whole genome shotgun sequence encodes these proteins:
- the LOC120831520 gene encoding ras-GEF domain-containing family member 1B-B, whose protein sequence is MPPTTPYAGKFSPCAPYGNNNNNHPAPHSPYRNGTAAGPEPARENVYNGAYAAAENPYDVPQPHAAYRSSSVSSVAARERHYNGGCAISENPYSSPRPHSPRQHSTSCPGRAYRHTTAANTANTTTASSSSGGSEQSSRNNSVAAKGRRYGHGVTASYGEMCYHDNSLVSASLEALIQHLVPTVDYYPDRSYVFTFLLSSRLFLHPYELMTRVCHLCVEQQRSGDALLDKIRFREVAPKLVQLLTEWTETFPYDFRDERMMRCLNDMTQHVARGDEYSWRAMQQMTQRLIKRLSALGQYEEAVSALSAVAMERPASLKGRQAAGQRGDVMSACDDPFVLAQQLTHIELDRLSFIGPEEFIQTFAMKDPLENHKGFFRKRKTSNLEAYINWFNRLSYLVATEICMPVKKKQRARIIEFFIDVAQECFNIGNFNSLMAIITGMNMSPVARLRKTWSKVNTDKFEILEHQMDPSSNFTNYRTALRGATQRSETAHSSQEKIVIPFFSLLIKDIYFLNEGCASKLTNGHINFEKLWELAKQVSEFLVWRQVICPFDRDRRILQYLVTTPVFTEDELHLASYESEGPENNMEKDSRRSLRSSLLHRENRS, encoded by the exons ATGCCTCCCACAACCCCGTACGCCGGAAAGTTCAGCCCCTGCGCCCCTtacggcaacaacaacaacaaccaccccGCGCCTCACAGCCCGTACCGCAACGGCACCGCCGCCGGCCCGGAGCCCGCCAGGGAGAACGTCTACAACGGCGCCTACGCCGCCGCGGAGAACCCTTACGACGTGCCGCAGCCGCACGCCGCGTACCGCagctcctccgtgtcctccgtCGCAGCCAGGGAGCGCCATTACAACGGCGGCTGCGCGATTTCGGAGAACCCGTACTCCTCGCCGCGGCCTCACAGCCCCCGGCAGCACAGCACCTCCTGTCCCGGGCGGGCCTACCGCCACACCACCGCCGCCAACACTGCCAACACCACcaccgccagcagcagcagcggcggcagcgagCAGTCCTCTCGCAACAACTCCGTTGCGGCGAAAGGCCGGCGCTACGGACACGGCGTCACCGCTAGCTACGGGGAGAtgtgttaccatgacaacagctTGGTTTCAGCATCCCTCGAGGCCCTGATCCAGCACCTGGTCCCCACGGTGGACTACTACCCAGAC AGGTCGTACGTGTTCACCTTCCTGCTGAGCTCACGCCTCTTCCTGCACCCGTACGAGCTCATGACGAGGGTTTGTCACCTGTGCGTGGAGCAGCAGCGCTCCGGGGACGCCCTGCTGGACAAG atacgCTTCCGCGAGGTGGCGCCCAAGCTGGTGCAGCTGCTGACCGAGTGGACGGAGACGTTTCCGTACGACTTCAGGGACGAGAGGATGATGCGCTGCCTCAACGACATGACGCAGCACGTGGCCCGAGGAGACGAG TACTCGTGGCGGGCCATGCAGCAGATGACCCAGCGGCTGATCAAGCGCCTGTCGGCCCTCGGCCAATACGAGGAGGCCGTGTCGGCGCTCAGCGCCGTGGCGATGGAGCGGCCCGCCTCCCTGAAAGGCAGACAGGCCGCCGGTCAGCGGGGCGACGTAATGAGCGCGTGCGACGACCCCTTCGTCCTCGCACAGCAGCTCACGCACATCGAGCTG GACAGACTGAGTTTTATTGGTCCCGAGGAGTTCATCCAAACATTCGCCATGAAGGATCCTTTGGAGAACCACAAG GGTTTCTTCCGGAAGCGTAAAACCAGTAACCTGGAGGCCTACATCAACTGGTTCAACAGACTGAGCTACCTGGTTGCCACGGAGATCTGTATG CCGGTGAAGAagaaacagcgagcgcgtatcATCGAGTTCTTCATCGATGTAGCTCAGGAGTGTTTCAACATCGGCAATTTCAACTCCCTCATGGCCATCATCA CCGGAATGAACATGAGTCCTGTTGCCAGGCTGAGGAAAACCTGGAGTAAAGTCAACACCGACAAGTTCGAAATCCTGGAG CACCAGATGGACCCGTCCAGTAACTTCACCAACTACCGCACGGCGCTCCGCGGCGCCACGCAGAGGTCTGAGACTGCCCACAGCAGCCAGGAGAAG ATTGTGATCCctttcttcagtctcctcattAAAGACATCTACTTCCTGAACGAAGGCTGCGCCAGCAAGCTGACCAACGGGCACATCAACTTCGAG AAACTTTGGGAGCTTGCGAAGCAGGTGAGCGAATTCCTGGTGTGGCGTCAGGTGATTTGTCCGTTCGACAGAGACCGCCGGATCCTCCAGTATCTTGTCACCACGCCTGTCTTCACTGAGGATG AGCTGCACCTGGCGTCGTATGAGAGTGAAGGGCCGGAGAACAACATGGAGAAAGACAGCCGTAGGTCTCTCAG ATCCTCCCTTCTGCATCGAGAGAATCGGTCCTAA